One window of the Archangium primigenium genome contains the following:
- a CDS encoding TetR family transcriptional regulator: MSQRQSKSEEAGSRESERRHTILRAAIDVFARKGYHGCRIADVAREAGVAYGLVYHYFKNKDELLETVAATGWSGFVTRLRAVAEDEGSSLEQKVHGIAAVAFEAYRVDPRAVKVLILEIARSPAGGHVVTRQQAFLDTIRMAAQMFARAQAEGQLRAELDPMLCASLLFGSIEMGLTAFVSGLMEDRGPEALARAQTQIAESFLRGVLPTVEVAPAAKPKVARRP, encoded by the coding sequence GTGAGTCAGCGGCAGAGCAAGTCGGAGGAGGCGGGGAGTCGGGAGAGCGAGCGCCGCCACACCATCCTGCGCGCGGCGATCGACGTCTTCGCGCGCAAGGGCTACCACGGCTGCCGCATCGCGGACGTGGCGCGCGAGGCGGGCGTGGCCTACGGCCTCGTCTACCACTACTTCAAGAACAAGGACGAGCTCCTGGAGACCGTCGCCGCGACGGGCTGGAGCGGCTTCGTCACGCGCCTGCGCGCGGTGGCCGAGGACGAGGGCTCCTCGCTCGAGCAGAAGGTGCACGGCATCGCGGCGGTGGCCTTCGAGGCCTACCGCGTGGATCCCCGGGCGGTGAAGGTGCTGATCCTCGAGATCGCCCGCAGCCCCGCGGGCGGCCACGTGGTCACCCGGCAGCAGGCCTTCCTGGACACCATCCGCATGGCCGCGCAGATGTTCGCCCGGGCCCAGGCGGAGGGGCAGCTGCGCGCGGAGCTGGATCCCATGCTGTGCGCCTCGCTGCTCTTCGGCTCCATCGAAATGGGGCTCACCGCCTTCGTGTCCGGGCTGATGGAGGACCGCGGCCCCGAGGCCCTGGCGCGCGCCCAGACGCAGATCGCCGAGTCCTTCCTGCGCGGGGTGCTGCCCACCGTCGAAGTGGCCCCCGCCGCCAAGCCCAAGGTGGCCCGGCGCCCCTGA
- a CDS encoding phage holin family protein, whose amino-acid sequence MRATTGEQMGAGSEQTDRGLATLVGRLTEGLTRLVTQHLTLARAEIMEDARVVGADLALIAVFVPFVLVGYGFVCAGLAVALARWLGLAGALALVGALNLVGGAVGVQRAVARLKAHQVMADTTNELTRSVTALSQEVPRGR is encoded by the coding sequence ATGAGAGCGACGACCGGGGAGCAGATGGGCGCGGGCAGTGAACAGACGGATCGGGGACTGGCCACCCTGGTCGGGCGATTGACCGAGGGCCTCACCCGCCTGGTGACGCAGCACCTGACCCTGGCGCGCGCGGAGATCATGGAGGATGCGCGCGTGGTGGGGGCCGATCTGGCGCTCATCGCCGTCTTCGTGCCGTTCGTGCTGGTGGGCTACGGCTTCGTCTGCGCGGGTCTGGCCGTGGCGCTGGCGCGGTGGCTGGGGCTCGCGGGCGCGCTCGCGCTGGTGGGCGCTCTCAATCTCGTGGGCGGCGCCGTGGGCGTGCAGCGCGCCGTCGCCCGCCTCAAGGCACATCAAGTCATGGCTGATACGACCAACGAACTCACCCGCAGCGTGACGGCGCTCTCCCAGGAGGTGCCGCGTGGCCGCTGA
- a CDS encoding AMIN domain-containing protein, producing the protein MRSLIQKSFPKLLVLALLVGVWSPARAQEAGALNAITSVNVRGGTVEIVGTKKPNFTTFSLTDPPRLVIDIAEATFSGVKEDIAVGNGTITAIRTAGYGSDDSSIARVLIGYAREVETDIQARGNTLVVSVAGAGGTAVAALTPPPTPTPAPAAPTPPPAAQTPSPGGASAPTATAPATNPGGTADQAAQAAQEERKRQDAAAAQATLAAQEERKRQEAAATQAAQEERKRQEAAAAQATQAREAEARRQAEARAEADRKARVESERVAAQQAEQQRAQAETEKQRRDAEARAAAELKQRQAAEDKARRDAEARAAAEERQQRQQEARAAAEQKQRDAAEERRQRQEEARAAAEERRRERDEARQERLAQAEPPARVAPEQGTRAAVSSRRKTLALVGFRQVSGGSRIFLRTDEPVRYSVSKAERTVVLELENTRVDVNNTRPLDTSFFDTAVNRVEADPGPAQTVRVTIRLKQQVPFQTHQEGNELSIEFLRPDRR; encoded by the coding sequence ATGCGTTCCCTCATCCAGAAGTCGTTCCCGAAGCTCCTCGTCCTCGCGCTGCTCGTGGGGGTGTGGAGCCCGGCGCGGGCGCAGGAGGCCGGCGCCCTCAACGCCATCACGAGCGTGAACGTGAGGGGCGGGACGGTGGAGATCGTCGGGACGAAGAAGCCCAACTTCACCACCTTCAGCCTGACGGATCCGCCCCGCCTGGTCATCGACATCGCCGAGGCCACCTTCTCCGGCGTGAAGGAGGACATCGCGGTCGGCAATGGCACCATCACCGCCATCCGCACGGCGGGCTACGGCTCGGATGACTCGTCCATCGCCCGGGTGCTCATCGGCTACGCGCGCGAGGTGGAGACGGACATCCAGGCGCGGGGCAACACCCTGGTGGTGAGCGTGGCCGGCGCCGGTGGCACGGCCGTGGCGGCGCTCACGCCTCCCCCGACCCCCACGCCCGCTCCGGCGGCGCCGACGCCCCCTCCGGCCGCCCAGACCCCGAGCCCCGGCGGCGCCTCGGCGCCCACCGCGACCGCTCCGGCCACGAACCCTGGTGGCACGGCGGATCAGGCGGCCCAGGCGGCCCAGGAAGAGCGCAAGCGGCAGGACGCCGCCGCGGCCCAGGCGACGCTCGCGGCGCAGGAGGAGCGCAAGCGGCAGGAGGCGGCGGCCACCCAGGCGGCGCAGGAGGAGCGCAAGCGGCAGGAGGCGGCGGCCGCGCAGGCCACCCAGGCGCGGGAGGCCGAGGCCCGGCGTCAGGCCGAGGCGCGCGCCGAGGCCGATCGCAAGGCCCGCGTGGAGTCCGAGCGCGTGGCGGCCCAGCAGGCCGAGCAGCAGCGCGCCCAGGCCGAGACCGAGAAGCAGCGCCGGGACGCGGAGGCGCGCGCGGCGGCCGAGCTGAAGCAGCGCCAGGCGGCCGAGGACAAGGCGCGCCGGGACGCGGAGGCGCGCGCGGCGGCCGAGGAGCGGCAGCAGCGGCAGCAGGAGGCACGCGCGGCGGCCGAGCAGAAGCAGCGCGACGCGGCCGAGGAGCGGCGGCAGCGGCAGGAGGAGGCACGCGCGGCGGCCGAGGAGCGGCGGCGCGAGCGGGACGAAGCGCGTCAGGAGCGGCTCGCCCAGGCGGAGCCGCCGGCCCGCGTGGCGCCGGAGCAGGGCACGCGCGCCGCCGTGTCGTCGCGCCGCAAGACGCTGGCGCTGGTGGGCTTCCGGCAGGTGTCGGGCGGCTCGCGCATCTTCCTGCGCACCGACGAGCCCGTGCGCTACTCGGTCTCCAAGGCGGAGCGCACGGTGGTGCTGGAGCTGGAGAACACCCGCGTGGACGTGAACAACACGCGCCCGCTGGACACCTCCTTCTTCGACACGGCGGTGAACCGGGTGGAGGCGGACCCCGGCCCCGCGCAGACGGTGCGCGTGACCATCCGCCTCAAGCAGCAGGTTCCCTTCCAGACGCACCAGGAGGGCAACGAGCTGTCGATCGAGTTCCTCCGCCCCGACCGCCGGTGA
- a CDS encoding helix-turn-helix domain-containing protein, giving the protein MSELGKRIGQRIRELRTQRPERWTQEELAERAQISVSFLSMIERGERVAHVETLAALSNALSVSLGELFAGTEETPAQTEDLLRPLSDFARARGLTARDVERLLGVARAMFNGSAA; this is encoded by the coding sequence GTGTCGGAACTCGGAAAACGTATCGGACAGCGCATTCGTGAACTTCGCACCCAGCGCCCGGAGCGCTGGACGCAAGAAGAACTCGCGGAGCGGGCTCAAATCAGCGTCTCTTTCCTCTCGATGATCGAGCGGGGCGAGCGCGTGGCCCATGTGGAAACCCTTGCCGCCTTGTCGAACGCCTTGAGCGTGAGCCTGGGTGAGCTTTTCGCCGGGACCGAGGAAACTCCGGCACAGACGGAGGATCTGCTCAGACCCTTGTCGGACTTCGCCCGCGCGCGAGGCCTGACGGCTCGGGACGTGGAACGTCTGTTGGGCGTGGCGCGTGCCATGTTCAACGGGTCCGCGGCCTGA
- a CDS encoding alpha/beta hydrolase: MRLPDWRAATPTGPHTPTVDEVDFRSLYQKTKYVVETADGWSLVITRYRPVKQPFAQPLFGEPLLLVHGFSQNRHAWTSGQFVKNLLFFGVDIHILELRGHGKSSIEFQKERAERFRRPLPPDLDYGWDIDSYFLYDLPAAVSGVKRITRRERIFYCGHSMGGMLGYGYAGIHDDFEGLITIGSAADLGRGAFVLRMLSMWAPAVGASIDLLLAGLNLERRLGHTGRQVLSRAASSLNAGLARWLAPKDAPEPRRFHVIPMNDWLKFAERQLARAEQQPLFNYITTRVNRLSNPARASAQDVRWLLREGGEPEPRKVVEQFVRWIRGGEMVCYRTGFDFQRGFSKIRIPIAIIFGDMDPLASLESTRSVYHAAKSEYLLWRPVKGNSHLELTMGHDIRQICYDIKNLIEYARTHRGNRLPALPRLR, from the coding sequence ATGCGCTTGCCGGATTGGAGAGCGGCGACTCCAACGGGTCCCCATACACCGACGGTCGACGAGGTCGACTTCCGGTCGCTCTACCAGAAGACGAAGTACGTCGTGGAAACCGCGGATGGCTGGTCGCTCGTCATCACGCGCTATCGCCCCGTCAAGCAGCCCTTCGCCCAGCCCCTGTTCGGCGAGCCGCTCTTGCTGGTGCATGGCTTCTCGCAGAACCGCCACGCCTGGACGAGCGGGCAGTTCGTCAAGAACCTGCTGTTCTTCGGGGTGGACATCCACATCCTGGAGCTGCGCGGCCACGGCAAGAGCTCCATCGAGTTCCAGAAGGAGCGCGCCGAGCGCTTCCGCCGCCCGCTGCCGCCGGACCTGGACTACGGCTGGGACATCGACAGCTACTTCCTCTACGACCTGCCGGCGGCGGTGTCCGGGGTCAAGCGCATCACCCGGCGCGAGCGCATCTTCTACTGCGGCCACTCCATGGGCGGCATGCTCGGCTACGGCTACGCGGGCATCCACGACGACTTCGAGGGGCTCATCACCATCGGCTCGGCGGCGGATCTGGGCCGGGGCGCCTTCGTGCTGCGCATGCTGTCCATGTGGGCGCCCGCGGTGGGCGCGAGCATCGATCTGCTGCTGGCGGGCCTCAACCTGGAGCGGCGCCTGGGGCACACGGGCCGCCAGGTGCTCTCCCGCGCCGCGTCGTCGCTCAACGCGGGGCTCGCCCGGTGGCTCGCGCCCAAGGACGCGCCCGAGCCGCGCCGCTTCCACGTCATTCCCATGAATGACTGGCTCAAGTTCGCCGAGCGCCAGCTGGCGCGCGCCGAGCAGCAGCCGCTCTTCAACTACATCACCACGCGCGTCAACCGGCTGAGCAACCCCGCGCGCGCCAGTGCCCAGGACGTGCGCTGGCTCCTGCGCGAGGGCGGTGAGCCCGAGCCGCGCAAGGTGGTGGAGCAGTTCGTGCGGTGGATCCGCGGCGGGGAGATGGTCTGCTACCGCACGGGGTTCGATTTCCAGCGCGGCTTCTCGAAGATCCGCATCCCCATCGCCATCATCTTCGGGGACATGGATCCGCTGGCGTCGCTGGAGTCCACCCGGAGCGTGTACCACGCGGCCAAGAGCGAGTACCTGCTGTGGCGCCCGGTGAAGGGCAACAGCCACCTCGAGCTGACCATGGGGCACGACATCCGGCAGATCTGCTACGACATCAAGAACCTCATCGAGTACGCGCGCACGCACCGGGGCAACCGGCTGCCCGCGCTGCCCCGGCTGCGCTAA
- a CDS encoding endonuclease/exonuclease/phosphatase family protein, translating to MELTLVSYNIHSGIGTDGAFDLERVGEVLRDIGADIIALQEVGDYRGVTPREDQPEHLARMLGLHMAFGPNVVREGRRYGNAILTRLPIRQSHNYDLSVGRREPRGALRCDLDIGEGRLLHVFCLHLGLGIRERRRQESLLLSSDILRDSVQREPVVVCGDFNYLGPGAVRGLARQAIHDVALELDVRVRTYPSRYPLLRLDRVYVDTGIKPLSLRVHQTDLSERASDHLPLVMRFRTQLENQEGAAAPVQLIG from the coding sequence GTGGAGCTCACGCTCGTCTCCTACAACATCCACAGCGGCATCGGCACGGACGGGGCCTTCGACCTGGAGCGGGTGGGCGAGGTGCTGCGCGACATCGGCGCGGACATCATCGCCCTCCAGGAAGTGGGGGACTACCGGGGCGTGACACCCCGGGAGGATCAGCCCGAGCATCTGGCGAGGATGCTCGGGTTGCACATGGCCTTCGGTCCCAACGTGGTGCGCGAGGGCCGCCGCTACGGCAATGCCATCCTGACGCGGCTGCCCATCCGCCAGTCCCACAACTACGACCTGAGCGTGGGCCGGCGCGAGCCCCGCGGCGCCCTGCGCTGCGACCTGGACATCGGGGAGGGGCGGCTCTTGCACGTCTTCTGCCTGCACCTGGGCCTGGGCATCCGCGAGCGCCGCCGACAGGAGTCGCTGCTCCTGTCGTCGGACATCCTGCGCGACTCGGTCCAGCGCGAGCCGGTCGTGGTCTGCGGGGACTTCAACTACCTGGGGCCCGGCGCCGTGCGGGGCCTGGCGCGTCAGGCCATCCACGACGTGGCCCTGGAGCTGGACGTGCGGGTGCGCACCTATCCCTCGCGCTACCCCTTGCTGCGCCTGGACCGGGTCTACGTGGACACGGGCATCAAGCCGCTGTCCCTCCGGGTGCACCAGACGGACCTGTCCGAGCGGGCGTCGGATCACCTGCCGCTGGTGATGCGCTTTCGCACGCAGCTGGAGAACCAGGAGGGCGCGGCCGCGCCGGTGCAGCTCATCGGGTAG
- a CDS encoding M23 family metallopeptidase, with amino-acid sequence MLPALLRLPLPLLFALAPQAPAEAPLPSPPRLVLQPARIRPGDPVLVTVRGLQEAPIGTLGERPLRFYPAGDGFQALTGLPVEQALGPLAVKVVGPPAPSGAPVELKAEVNVVEPGWRVRTLQVAHKFVQPPPEVQARMEADQAAFTAAFAQPFTPPLFTGPFAWPRKARVTAPYGDLRTYNGQKQGQHFGTDLDGRTGAPVYAAHAGVVVMTRDNYAAGNTVLVHHGAGLTTSYFHLSATAVKNGQRVKRGQLLGKVGNTGRVTGPHLHWGAKVEGLWVDAETLLGLDFTGAEAPAPGAAR; translated from the coding sequence GTGCTCCCCGCCCTCCTCCGTCTCCCGCTCCCGCTGCTGTTCGCCCTGGCGCCGCAGGCCCCCGCCGAGGCGCCTCTCCCCTCGCCGCCGCGCCTGGTGCTGCAACCCGCGCGGATCCGGCCCGGGGACCCGGTGCTCGTCACGGTGCGCGGACTCCAGGAGGCGCCCATCGGGACGCTCGGCGAGCGCCCCCTGCGCTTCTACCCCGCGGGCGACGGCTTCCAGGCCCTCACCGGCCTTCCGGTGGAGCAGGCCCTGGGGCCGCTCGCGGTGAAGGTGGTGGGCCCCCCGGCCCCGAGCGGGGCGCCCGTGGAGCTCAAGGCCGAGGTGAACGTGGTGGAGCCCGGCTGGCGCGTGCGCACGCTCCAGGTGGCCCACAAGTTCGTCCAGCCTCCGCCCGAGGTGCAGGCGCGCATGGAGGCGGATCAGGCCGCCTTCACCGCCGCCTTCGCGCAGCCCTTCACCCCGCCGCTCTTCACGGGCCCCTTCGCCTGGCCGCGCAAGGCCCGCGTCACCGCGCCCTACGGCGACCTGCGCACCTACAATGGCCAGAAGCAGGGCCAGCACTTCGGCACGGATCTGGACGGGCGCACGGGCGCGCCCGTGTACGCCGCCCACGCGGGCGTGGTGGTGATGACGCGCGACAACTACGCCGCGGGCAACACGGTGCTCGTGCACCACGGCGCGGGCCTCACCACGTCCTACTTCCACCTGTCCGCCACCGCCGTGAAGAACGGCCAGCGCGTCAAGCGCGGCCAGCTGCTGGGCAAGGTGGGCAACACGGGCCGCGTTACCGGGCCCCACCTGCACTGGGGCGCCAAGGTGGAGGGCCTGTGGGTGGATGCCGAGACGCTGCTCGGGCTGGACTTCACGGGCGCCGAGGCCCCGGCCCCGGGCGCCGCGCGCTAG
- a CDS encoding YtxH domain-containing protein — MMNLKDLKSTAQDLRDLDKDDLLELLGLETRRTTSDALLPVLGAFSVGLLLGAGVGLLLAPKPGAELRGDLRGRIKDGQDAVAKAADQARAEISNRTS, encoded by the coding sequence ATGATGAACCTCAAGGACTTGAAGAGCACCGCCCAGGATCTGCGCGACCTGGACAAGGATGACCTGCTCGAGCTGCTCGGGCTGGAGACCCGCCGCACGACGAGCGACGCGCTGCTGCCCGTGCTGGGCGCCTTCTCCGTGGGCCTGCTCCTGGGCGCGGGCGTGGGCCTGCTCCTGGCGCCCAAGCCGGGCGCGGAGCTGCGCGGCGACCTGCGCGGCCGCATCAAGGACGGCCAGGACGCCGTGGCCAAGGCCGCGGATCAGGCGCGCGCGGAGATCTCCAACCGCACGAGCTGA
- a CDS encoding LPS-assembly protein LptD, with protein sequence MSLLMPVVVVLLVSAQLPQYTPPRLPSGESVELSADSVQYEPERRVLTARGHTTLRSGPVLLRADELVYDEGRQTAVARGNVMLVNGMMAAVAEALTVDLTSAEAWLDNGLFMQKRGVTAEQLRAARTPQELRDLGETSVLLSGQRIVRTGDNAFQVEGIALAPCLCEGGAPSWHVEARSAHVALGERATLTWPVVYVGAVPVLALPWLYLPLADRRTGLLIPRPTSSALNGFSLEQPVFFTLGRSYDVTLTPGYYWGASEQDVTRTLGGVAVTREEPRTTGIRGPRLLSEFRYMPSATTEGRATLGLLYDLQPVRNPITGGFFLDEAGDLLRTRRGLRGEASLQHRQELGGGWFNRIDAFAVSDGFYTRDLTADIVARENQYLRSSGVLYRRDADGWLGLEVALRQDIRWGYGLFGGPRPPAGATDTALPAGPRTFQKLPALSWSLAERPLLGGWLVGGARMEFTRLSPLLSVFGDEGLDGRFEPDGALPLTQPDGGVVRVPDPAQGNGRFDGADREARHRLDLNPRLSTSFALGPWARLSPALALRQDFYLGEVSGRTAQRGYPLLDLVLDSRLTRVFTLGDTTYQHAVEPSVALRYVPWVWGGLPAPGASPDLPGQPYDEIDSALPPTAPGVARRFLHAVVEVSQTLRSRRGTTRRELARLSVGQGFDLSRHVPTLGQGSSDTAQSVARDTFGRLSTHLGALTAGGTLRYDQNSRQIAQLSADFRLDMPKGNIYARYDDLQGVGSDRLRRGLDALVGSARQSPERAQFLTAGTQVTLGRGLGLRYEALVQPQTRDESPLGQQWIGVSYAPACNCWRVEGIARLQRGRAIPDFGLNFSVTGVGSFGTGG encoded by the coding sequence ATGAGCCTGCTGATGCCGGTGGTGGTCGTGCTGCTCGTCTCGGCACAGCTGCCGCAGTACACCCCACCGCGGTTGCCCTCGGGCGAGTCCGTGGAGCTGTCCGCCGACTCCGTGCAATACGAGCCGGAGCGGCGGGTGCTCACCGCCCGCGGGCACACCACGCTGCGCTCGGGCCCGGTGCTGCTGCGCGCCGACGAGCTCGTCTACGACGAGGGGCGCCAGACGGCCGTCGCCCGGGGCAACGTCATGCTCGTCAACGGCATGATGGCCGCCGTGGCCGAGGCGCTGACGGTGGACCTCACGTCCGCCGAGGCCTGGCTCGACAACGGCCTGTTCATGCAGAAGCGGGGCGTGACGGCCGAGCAGCTGCGCGCGGCGCGCACCCCCCAGGAGCTGCGGGACCTGGGCGAGACGTCCGTGCTGCTGAGCGGCCAGCGCATCGTGCGCACCGGCGACAACGCCTTCCAGGTGGAGGGGATCGCCCTGGCGCCGTGTCTGTGCGAGGGCGGGGCGCCCTCCTGGCACGTGGAGGCCCGGAGCGCGCACGTGGCCCTGGGCGAGCGCGCCACGCTCACCTGGCCCGTGGTGTACGTCGGCGCGGTGCCGGTGCTGGCGCTGCCCTGGCTCTACCTTCCGCTGGCGGACCGGCGCACGGGGCTGCTCATCCCCCGGCCCACCTCGAGCGCGCTCAATGGCTTCTCGCTCGAGCAGCCCGTCTTCTTCACGCTCGGGCGCAGCTACGACGTGACCCTCACGCCGGGCTACTACTGGGGGGCCTCGGAGCAGGACGTCACCCGGACGCTCGGCGGCGTGGCCGTCACCCGCGAGGAGCCCCGCACCACGGGCATCCGGGGGCCCCGGCTGTTGTCCGAGTTCCGCTACATGCCCTCGGCGACCACCGAGGGCCGCGCCACGCTCGGTCTGCTCTACGATCTGCAGCCGGTGCGCAACCCCATCACGGGGGGCTTCTTCCTCGACGAGGCCGGAGACCTCCTGCGCACGCGGCGCGGGCTCCGGGGCGAGGCGTCCCTGCAGCACCGCCAGGAGTTGGGGGGCGGGTGGTTCAATCGCATCGACGCCTTCGCCGTGTCCGACGGCTTCTACACGCGCGACCTCACCGCCGACATCGTGGCGCGCGAGAACCAGTACCTGCGCAGCTCGGGTGTCCTCTATCGACGGGACGCGGACGGGTGGCTGGGCCTGGAAGTGGCGTTGCGGCAGGACATCCGCTGGGGCTACGGGCTGTTCGGCGGGCCCCGGCCGCCCGCGGGCGCCACCGACACCGCGCTGCCCGCGGGCCCGCGCACCTTCCAGAAGCTGCCCGCGCTGAGCTGGAGCCTGGCCGAGCGGCCCCTGCTCGGTGGCTGGCTCGTGGGCGGCGCGCGGATGGAGTTCACGCGCCTGTCTCCCTTGCTGTCCGTCTTCGGGGACGAGGGCCTGGACGGCCGCTTCGAGCCCGACGGCGCGCTGCCCCTCACCCAGCCGGATGGCGGCGTCGTGCGGGTGCCGGACCCGGCCCAGGGCAACGGCCGCTTCGATGGCGCGGACCGGGAGGCCCGTCATCGCCTCGACCTGAACCCGCGCCTGTCCACGTCCTTCGCCCTCGGGCCCTGGGCGCGGCTGTCTCCCGCGCTCGCGCTGCGCCAGGACTTCTACCTCGGCGAGGTCTCGGGGCGGACCGCCCAGCGGGGCTACCCCTTGCTGGACCTCGTCCTCGACTCGCGGCTGACCCGCGTCTTCACGCTCGGCGACACCACCTACCAGCACGCCGTGGAGCCCTCCGTGGCCCTGCGCTACGTGCCCTGGGTCTGGGGCGGCCTGCCCGCGCCGGGCGCCTCGCCGGACCTGCCCGGCCAGCCCTATGACGAGATCGACTCGGCCCTGCCGCCCACCGCGCCGGGCGTCGCCCGCCGCTTCCTGCACGCCGTGGTGGAGGTGAGCCAGACGCTGCGCTCGCGCCGGGGCACCACCCGGCGGGAACTCGCCCGGCTCTCCGTGGGTCAGGGCTTCGACCTGTCACGCCATGTGCCAACCCTGGGCCAGGGTTCCTCGGATACCGCGCAATCCGTGGCACGTGACACGTTTGGCAGGCTTTCCACGCATCTGGGCGCCCTGACGGCGGGGGGCACGCTCCGGTATGACCAGAATTCCAGACAAATCGCCCAATTGAGCGCGGATTTCCGGTTGGATATGCCCAAAGGCAACATCTATGCCCGGTATGACGACCTGCAAGGGGTGGGGTCGGATCGACTGCGCCGGGGTCTGGATGCACTCGTGGGGAGCGCCCGGCAGAGCCCCGAGCGGGCGCAGTTCCTCACGGCGGGCACGCAGGTGACGCTCGGTCGCGGGCTCGGATTGAGATACGAAGCCCTCGTGCAACCGCAGACTCGTGACGAGTCCCCTCTCGGTCAGCAATGGATTGGAGTATCCTACGCGCCGGCGTGTAATTGTTGGCGGGTCGAGGGGATTGCTCGTCTGCAGAGGGGACGGGCGATCCCGGATTTCGGTCTCAATTTCAGCGTGACCGGAGTTGGATCGTTTGGAACCGGGGGTTAG
- a CDS encoding DUF3618 domain-containing protein produces the protein MAADCLKTRPHARSPEQIRQEIERTRAELSQSVSELRAEVAWRTDWREWVMRRPLTCVGAAFFIGFVIGNSQRR, from the coding sequence GTGGCCGCTGATTGCCTCAAGACCCGCCCGCACGCGCGCTCGCCCGAGCAGATCCGCCAGGAGATCGAGCGCACCCGCGCCGAGCTGAGTCAGTCCGTGAGCGAGCTGCGCGCCGAGGTGGCCTGGCGCACGGACTGGCGCGAGTGGGTCATGCGCCGGCCGCTCACGTGCGTGGGCGCGGCTTTCTTCATCGGTTTCGTCATCGGCAATAGCCAACGGCGCTGA